A region from the Lemur catta isolate mLemCat1 chromosome 7, mLemCat1.pri, whole genome shotgun sequence genome encodes:
- the FLRT1 gene encoding leucine-rich repeat transmembrane protein FLRT1 yields MVVAHPTAIATTTPTATVTATVVMTTATMDLRDWLFLCYGLIAFLTEVIDSTTCPSVCRCDNGFIYCNDRGLTSIPADIPDDATTLYLQNNQINNAGIPQDLKTKVNVQVIYLYENDLDEFPINLPRSLRELHLQDNNVRTIARDSLARIPLLEKLHLDDNSVSTVSIEEDAFADSKQLKLLFLSRNHLSSIPSGLPHTLEELRLDDNRISTIPLHAFKGLNSLRRLVLDGNLLANQRIADDTFSRLQNLTELSLVRNSLAAPPLNLPSAHLQKLYLQDNAISHIPYNTLAKMRELERLDLSNNNLTTLPRGLFDDLGNLAQLLLRNNPWFCGCNLMWLRDWVKARAAVVNVRGLMCQGPEKVRGMAIKDITSEMDECFETGSQGGAANAAAAKTTASNHASATTPQGSLFTLKAKRPGLRLPDSNIDYPMATGDGAKTLVIHVKPLTADSIRITWKASLPASSFRLSWLRLGHSPAVGSITETLVQGDKTEYLLTALEPKSTYVICMVTMETGNTYVADETPVCAKAETADSYGPTTMLNQEQNAGPMAGLPLAGIIGGAVALVFLFLALGAICWYVHQTGELLTGERAYNRGSRKKDDYMESGTKKDNSILEIRGPGLQMLPINPYRAKEEYVVHTIFPSNGSSLCKGTHTIGYGTTRGYRDGGIPDIDYSYT; encoded by the coding sequence ATGGTGGTGGCACACCCCACTGCCATTGCCACCACCACGCCCACTGCCACCGTCACGGCCACCGTTGTGATGACCACAGCCACCATGGACCTGCGGGACTGGCTGTTCCTCTGCTATGGGCTCATCGCCTTCCTGACGGAGGTCATCGACAGCACCACCTGCCCCTCCGTGTGCCGCTGCGACAACGGCTTCATCTACTGCAACGACCGGGGGCTCACCTCCATCCCCGCCGACATCCCCGACGATGCCACCACCCTCTACCTGCAGAACAACCAGATCAACAATGCGGGCATCCCCCAGGACCTCAAGACCAAGGTCAACGTGCAGGTCATCTACCTGTACGAGAACGACCTGGATGAGTTCCCCATCAACCTGCCCCGTTCCCTGCGGGAGCTGCACCTGCAGGACAACAACGTGCGCACCATCGCCAGGGACTCGCTGGCCCGCATCCCGCTGCTGGAGAAGCTGCACCTGGATGACAACTCCGTGTCCACCGTCAGCATCGAGGAGGACGCCTTCGCCGACAGCAAGCAGCTCAAGCTGCTCTTCCTGAGCCGGAACCACCTGAGCAGCATCCCCTCGGGGCTGCCCCACACGCTGGAGGAGCTACGGCTGGACGACAACCGCATCTCCACCATCCCGCTGCACGCCTTCAAGGGCCTCAACAGCCTGCGGCGCCTGGTGCTGGACGGCAACCTGCTGGCCAACCAGCGCATCGCGGATGACACCTTCAGCCGCCTGCAGAACCTCACGGAGCTGTCCCTGGTGCGCAACTCGCTGGCCGCCCCACCCCTCAACCTGCCCAGCGCCCACCTGCAGAAGCTCTACCTGCAGGACAACGCCATCAGCCACATCCCCTACAACACGCTGGCCAAGATGCGCGAGCTGGAACGGCTGGACCTGTCCAACAACAACCTAACCACACTGCCCCGCGGCCTGTTCGACGACCTGGGGAACCTGGCCCAGCTGCTGCTCAGGAACAACCCCTGGTTCTGTGGCTGCAACCTCATGTGGCTGCGGGACTGGGTGAAGGCGCGGGCGGCCGTGGTCAACGTGCGGGGCCTCATGTGCCAGGGCCCCGAGAAGGTCCGGGGCATGGCCATCAAGGACATCACCAGCGAGATGGACGAGtgctttgagacagggtctcagggTGGCGCGGCCAATGCAGCAGCCGCCAAGACCACGGCCAGCAACCACGCCTCTGCCACCACGCCCCAGGGCTCGCTGTTCACCCTCAAAGCCAAGAGGCCGGGGCTGCGCCTCCCCGACTCCAACATCGACTACCCCATGGCCACAGGTGACGGCGCAAAGACCCTGGTCATCCACGTGAAGCCCCTGACGGCAGACTCCATCCGCATCACGTGGAAAGCCTCGCTCCCCGCCTCCTCCTTCCGGCTCAGCTGGCTGCGCCTGGGCCACAGCCCGGCCGTGGGCTCCATCACAGAGACCCTGGTGCAGGGGGACAAGACGGAGTACCTGCTGACGGCCCTGGAGCCCAAGTCCACCTATGTCATCTGCATGGTCACCATGGAGACCGGCAACACCTACGTGGCTGACGAGACACCCGTGTGTGCCAAGGCAGAGACGGCCGACAGCTACGGCCCCACCACCATGCTCAACCAGGAGCAGAACGCCGGCCCCATGGCGGGCCTGCCCCTGGCGGGCATCATTGGTGGCGCCGTGGCTCTCGTCTTTCTCTTCCTGGCCCTGGGGGCCATCTGCTGGTACGTGCATCAGACTGGTGAGCTGCTGACCGGGGAGAGGGCCTACAACCGGGGCAGCAGGAAAAAGGACGACTATATGGAGTCGGGGACCAAGAAGGATAACTCTATCCTGGAAATCCGCGGCCCGGGGCTGCAGATGCTGCCCATCAACCCGTACCGCGCCAAAGAGGAGTACGTAGTCCACACCATCTTCCCCTCCAACGGCAGCAGCCTCTGCAAGGGCACGCACACCATCGGCTACGGCACCACGCGGGGCTACCGGGATGGTGGCATCCCGGACATAGACTACTCCTACACGTGA